The Linepithema humile isolate Giens D197 chromosome 7, Lhum_UNIL_v1.0, whole genome shotgun sequence genome has a window encoding:
- the LOC105675796 gene encoding odorant receptor 30a-like isoform X1: MHFDAYREMTNYIEQYFNLNRILLLTVGLWPYQQSKLVRFQVISFFSILTSFIVFQFTKFMTAECTINLIIKILCCALFFIMSLITYNSFLINNQTVKYSLEQFRHIYNELKDANEIAIIKKYGYYAKRYTTRIILITLCSILFITLLPLWLHNIVQPVNKSRSHFVMLTITEYFVDQEKYFYLILLHVNVAICIASIAVIATGTMLIVYLKFSCGMFTIASYRIKQAMRVNILQKNPKNTIIIYKKMIYAVDIHRKAMNYAEHVINNFEGSFFSLITISVCCLSLNLFEIFQTMSLKNIDQFLLHVVFIGIIVLYMFLANYAGQEITDHHNHVFSTAYSVQWYTAPLHTQKLILFLLQRTNKTFSLNIGGLFVASLQCFASLTSASMSYFTVIYSTQQ, encoded by the exons atgcATTTCGATGCTTATAGAGAAATGACGAATTATATAGAACAGTATTTTAATCTCAATAGAATTCTTTTACTCACTGTTGGTTTATGGCCTTATCAACAATCAAAACTCGTTCGTTTTCaagtaatttcattttttagtATACTGACGAGTTTTATTGTATTCCag tttacaaaatttatgacaGCGGAATGCACTATTAATCTTATCATCAAAATTCTCTGTtgcgcattattttttattatgtcgcTAATTACATACAATtcatttttgattaataatcaAACT gtaaaatattctttggaACAATTTCGACATATCtataatgaattaaaagatGCAAACGAAATTgccatcataaaaaaatatggataCTATGCAAAACGTTATACAACTAGAATTATAC TGATTACATTATGTAGTATACTTTTCATTACTTTGCTGCCATTATGGTTACATAATATCGTTCAGCCTGTGAATAAATCTCGCTCACATTTCGTAATGTTAACAATCACTGAGTATTTTGTtgatcaagaaaaatatttctatttaattcttCTGCATGTAAACGTAGCAATTTGTATTGCATCGATTGCAGTGATAGCAACGGGAACAATGCTAATAGTATACCTCAAATTTTCTTGCGGAATGTTTACAATTGCCag ctATCGTATCAAACAGGCAATGagagttaatattttacaaaaaaatccaaaaaatacaattattatttataagaaaatgatTTATGCCGTAGATATTCATCGCAAAGCTATGAA ctacGCAGAACatgtaataaacaattttgaagggtcgtttttttctttaataacaattaGTGTATGTTGTTTGAGCCTCAATCTTTTCGAA atttttcaaactatgtcattaaaaaatatagatcaatttttattacatgtcGTATTTATAGGCATCATTGTTTTATACATGTTCTTAGCCAATTATGCCGGACAAGAAATCACGGATCACCATAATCATGTATTTTCCACTGC ATATAGCGTTCAATGGTATACAGCTCCTTTGCATACACAGAAGCTGATACTATTTCTCTTACAAAGGACTAACAAAACTTTTAGCCTGAATATTGGTGGATTGTTTGTAGCATCCTTGCAGTGTTTTGCTTcg CTAACAAGTGCATCGATGTCCTACTTCACTGTCATATATTCTACACAGCaataa
- the LOC105675796 gene encoding odorant receptor 49b-like isoform X2 — protein MHFDAYREMTNYIEQYFNLNRILLLTVGLWPYQQSKLVRFQVISFFSILTSFIVFQFTKFMTAECTINLIIKILCCALFFIMSLITYNSFLINNQTVKYSLEQFRHIYNELKDANEIAIIKKYGYYAKRYTTRIILIATGTMLIVYLKFSCGMFTIASYRIKQAMRVNILQKNPKNTIIIYKKMIYAVDIHRKAMNYAEHVINNFEGSFFSLITISVCCLSLNLFEIFQTMSLKNIDQFLLHVVFIGIIVLYMFLANYAGQEITDHHNHVFSTAYSVQWYTAPLHTQKLILFLLQRTNKTFSLNIGGLFVASLQCFASLTSASMSYFTVIYSTQQ, from the exons atgcATTTCGATGCTTATAGAGAAATGACGAATTATATAGAACAGTATTTTAATCTCAATAGAATTCTTTTACTCACTGTTGGTTTATGGCCTTATCAACAATCAAAACTCGTTCGTTTTCaagtaatttcattttttagtATACTGACGAGTTTTATTGTATTCCag tttacaaaatttatgacaGCGGAATGCACTATTAATCTTATCATCAAAATTCTCTGTtgcgcattattttttattatgtcgcTAATTACATACAATtcatttttgattaataatcaAACT gtaaaatattctttggaACAATTTCGACATATCtataatgaattaaaagatGCAAACGAAATTgccatcataaaaaaatatggataCTATGCAAAACGTTATACAACTAGAATTATAC TGATAGCAACGGGAACAATGCTAATAGTATACCTCAAATTTTCTTGCGGAATGTTTACAATTGCCag ctATCGTATCAAACAGGCAATGagagttaatattttacaaaaaaatccaaaaaatacaattattatttataagaaaatgatTTATGCCGTAGATATTCATCGCAAAGCTATGAA ctacGCAGAACatgtaataaacaattttgaagggtcgtttttttctttaataacaattaGTGTATGTTGTTTGAGCCTCAATCTTTTCGAA atttttcaaactatgtcattaaaaaatatagatcaatttttattacatgtcGTATTTATAGGCATCATTGTTTTATACATGTTCTTAGCCAATTATGCCGGACAAGAAATCACGGATCACCATAATCATGTATTTTCCACTGC ATATAGCGTTCAATGGTATACAGCTCCTTTGCATACACAGAAGCTGATACTATTTCTCTTACAAAGGACTAACAAAACTTTTAGCCTGAATATTGGTGGATTGTTTGTAGCATCCTTGCAGTGTTTTGCTTcg CTAACAAGTGCATCGATGTCCTACTTCACTGTCATATATTCTACACAGCaataa
- the LOC105675795 gene encoding uncharacterized protein: protein MTCVDIQYLRFNRILLLAIGLWPYQQSKLVRFQLILCFSIVMSFIVFQFTKFITAGYTIEIAIQIFSSMLLFVMFMIKYISFCVNTRTVKYLLGQLQRTYNELKDENEIAIIKKYEYYAKRYTTRIILIATFGGLIIIFMPIWLRIFVFLQPINESHSQHTVKILTEYFVDQEKYFYLILLHMNAAFFIGVTALIATGTMLIVYLKHACGMFRIASYRIKQAMTINILQKCQQNDTLIYKEIICAIDIHRKAMKFAECLISNFEGSFFFLIAVSVSCLSLNFVRIFQIMTLNIDIDEFLLHSVVIGIIILYMFLANYAGQEITDHNNDVFSAAYNVQWYIAPLNIQKLILFLLQRGSKTFSLNVGGLFVASLRCFASLTSTSISYFTMMYSTQYKKKYAKLRQFFRSQMHLSALRNMISIQKHLDTTRVLMLIIGLWPYQQSKIVKVQFILLYSVMMSFIVFQLTTFLTTKCTVELVIKVASCSIFCCILLILYNSFWINIQTVKCLFEQLQRIFNELKDENEIAIIKMYGNDTKRNAAQLTLLITCITLIVIFLPILPNILDIILPMNESRRHTIQFMTEYFVDEEKYFYFIVLHMNAAICIGTIATAGIGSMLLGYIKYVCGMFSIASYRIEQAMMSNMLRNSTFRKNIMISKKISNAVDIHRKAMEFCDSLVSTFKGMFFLLIFTAVSCLSLSLYGVVSHVDNIPELWLHFTGVIALFISMFLAHYAAQDIIDHNDNVFITVYNVNWYMAPLHIQKMILFLLQRGTKTFNMTIGGLFIGSLESAATMASASVSYFTVLYSMRQ, encoded by the exons ATGACTTGTGTCGACATCCAGTATTTGAGATTCAATCGAATTCTGTTGCTTGCTATTGGCTTATGGCCCTATCAACAATCAAAACTGGTTCGCTTTCAACTAATCTTGTGTTTTAGTATAGTAATGAGCTTTATTGTATTCCAG tttacaaaatttataactgcAGGTTACACTATTGAAATTGCCATTCAAATTTTCTCATCCATGTTACTTTTTGTTATGTTCATGATTAAATACATCTCATTTTGCGTTAATACTCGAACT gtaaaatatttattgggACAACTTCAACGGACTTATAACGAACTAAAAGATGAGAACGAAATTgccattataaaaaaatatgaatattatgcaaaacgtTATACAACTCGGATTATAC TGATTGCAACATTCGGTggattaatcattattttcatgcCAATATGGTTACGCATTTTCGTTTTTCTTCAGCCTATAAATGAATCTCACTCACAACACACGGTGAAGATCCTAACTGAGTATTTTGTtgatcaagaaaaatatttctatttaattctattgcACATGAATGCAGCTTTTTTCATAGGAGTGACTGCATTGATAGCTACGGGAACGATGCTCATAGTATATCTTAAACATGCTTGTGGAATGTTCAGAATTGCCAg ttatcGTATCAAGCAGGCAatgacaattaatattttacaaaaatgtcaGCAGAATGACACTCTAATTTATAAGGAAATAATATGTGCCATAGACATTCATCGTAAAGCTATGAA ATTTGCTGAATGTTTAATAAGCAACTTTGAAGGTTCCTTCTTCTTTCTGATAGCTGTTAGTGTATCTTGCCTGAGTCTCAATTTTGTCCGA atattccaaattatgacgcttaatattgatatagatgaatttttattacactctGTGGTTATAggtatcattattttatacatgttcTTAGCCAACTATGCAGGACAAGAAATCACGGATCATAATAATGACGTATTTTCCGCCGc ATATAACGTTCAATGGTATATAGCTCCTTTGAATATACAGAAGTTGATACTATTTCTCTTACAAAGGGGTAGCAAAACTTTCAGCCTGAATGTTGGCGGATTGTTTGTAGCATCCTTAAGATGCTTTGCCTCG CTAACGAGTACATCGATATCTTATTTCACCATGATGTATTCTACGCA GTACAAAAAGAAGTACGCGAAACTTCGCCAATTTTTTCGTAGTCAAATGCATCTCAGCGCTCTCAGAAATATGATTTCTATTCAGAAACATTTGGACACTACTCGAGTTCTTATGCTCATTATTGGCTTATGGCCTTATCAGCAATCAAAAATCGTTAAAGTTCAGTTCATTTTGCTTTATAGTGTTATGATGagttttattgtatttcag CTTACAACATTTTTAACCACAAAATGCACTGTTGAACTTGTTATTAAAGTTGCCTCTTGTTCTATATTCTGttgtattttgttaattttatacaactcATTTTGGATCAATATTCAAACA gtaaaatgtttatttgaaCAACTCCAACGCATTTTTAATGAACTAAAAGACGAGAACGAAattgctattataaaaatgtacggGAACGACACGAAACGTAATGCAGCTCAACTTACAT TGTTAATAACATGCATTACGCTTATTGTTATTTTCCTACCAATATTGCCAAATATTCTCGATATTATTCTGCCTATGAACGAATCTCGTCGCCATACAATCCAATTCATGACTGAATATTTTGTTGATGAAgagaagtatttttatttcattgtgtTACACATGAATGCAGCTATTTGTATAGGAACAATTGCAACAGCAGGTATAGGATCAATGCTGTTaggatatattaaatatgtttgtgGAATGTTTAGCATTGCTAG ttATCGTATTGAGCAAGCAATGATGAGCAATATGCTGAGAAATTCTACcttcagaaaaaatattatgataagtAAGAAAATAAGTAATGCCGTAGACATTCATCGCAAAGCTATGGA attttgcgACTCTTTAGTATCCACCTTTAAAGGAatgttctttcttttaatcttTACTGCAGTATCTTGTTTGAGTCTCAGTCTTTATGGA GTTGTATCGCATGTAGATAATATCCCAGAACTTTGGCTACACTTTACAGGTGTAATAGCACTTTTTATATCCATGTTCCTAGCACACTATGCGGCACAAGACATCATCGATCATAATGACAACGTATTTATAACTGT GTATAATGTCAATTGGTATATGGCTCCCTTACATATACAGAAAATGATACTGTTCCTGCTGCAAAGAGGCACTAAAACTTTCAATATGACTATCGGTGGCTTGTTTATAGGATCTTTGGAAAGCGCTGCCACG atGGCAAGCGCCTCGGTATCTTATTTCACTGTCCTATATTCTATGCGCCAGtga